Genomic window (Shewanella psychropiezotolerans):
GAGGTGGTATCCAGACCCGATTCAAGTCCGAAACAGGTTGCCGAAATTATTGGCCAAGATGCAGCTATATCTGCAAGAATGATCAAAGTGGCTAACAGTGCCCTGTATAGCCGAGGAGTGAAAGCCGAGAACATTAATAGCGCCGTCACTCGTATAGGCTTGACTCAGATTAAGGCCATAGCAACATCGGTCGCCATGGAGCAGCTGTTTATTTCGACTAACGAGATGGTGTGGGAGGTGATGGATGAGGTATGGTGTTCCTCTATCGAGGTGACCTCAGCAGCTTGCGCCATGTTACAGATCTACATTAAGTCTCATAAAGGTTGTGGCTTGAGTTTTGATACTCTGACACTGGCGGGATTGGTGCATAATATCGGCGCTCTGCCTGTATTGACGGAAGCCGAGTCTCAGCCTGAACTCTTTACCAGTATCGATCAGCTTAGGGCGTTAGTGCGAAAGATGCAGGGGCCCATAGGCCGCGCTGTGCTGAAAAGCTGGGATTTTGCTCCGGAAGTGATGGAAGTTGTCGAGCGGTGGTCAGATCTTTCTTACCTGCCTGATAATGTCTCTTATATGGATTTTGTTCGAGCCGCAGCCTTCTATACCGGCGAGCTCAGATCTGGAGTCAATCTTGGAGAGAGGCTAGATGTATTTGTGCAGCGTGGATTACCTGTGTCGCCAGATGAGTTAGCCAGCGATGAATTCCTCGATAAGTATCATTCGATTAAGTTGAGCTATGAGTAGCCCGCTAATTTGACTCATGAGCTAATGTAGAGTCATTGACTGTTAGAGTATGGATCAAGTATCTAAGTAAATATTTTTTAAGGAGTTAAATTACTCGCGTGGAAAGCGGCTGGCCCTATTGGGTTTTATGGTTAATTTGTATCGCTGGTATCCTCATTTGGTACCGGCATAAAAAGCGTGAAACAGCTTTTCTGCAACATCTTCTAAGCCTGCTTCAGCAACAAAGAGATAAGCTTGGGATCAAGCCATTGGTTGACTCCCAAGGGCATGTCATTTCATCTGATAAAACCCCCAAGAAATATGCCCGGCTGTATCATGAGCTGCAACGACTCATCTTCGAGCTACCCGGTCCAAGCGATAAAGATAAGTTGACCGGACTCCCTAACCGTCTGGGGGTGAAATCACGTTTAAGTGGATTGAGTACCATTAAGCAAGGTAGCTTAGTCTTAATCGATATCTACCGGTTTAGGTTTGTTAACGATCTGTTTGGATTCTCCGTCGGCGATGAATTACTCAGGCAAGTGTCGAAACGACTCATAGCTCCAGCCTCTCAGGCTGTGTATGTGGCGAGAATGAATGAAGATGAGTTCCTGCTTTATTTTGAGGCGCAACAGAGTGAAAGCATCTTGTTGACACTGCAAGAGCAGCTACAAACTCCCTATGAAATAGAGGGGAGTACTATTTCCGTACAGATTCAGATGGGGGTTGTCGATCTCAATTTGCATCATACTCATGTCAGCGCCCTGTTGAGGCGTCTCGATCTCGCGCTGATAAAAGCCAAATCACGTAAACCTTTCTTTGCCTGTTATGTTAAAGGAGATGATTTGAGTCAGCAGCGTGAACTGAGCATCATTCATGACCTTCCCAAGGCACTCCAGCAAGGTCAGCTTTACATGGTTTATCAGCCCAAATTAGATGTGGCATCGGGAACCTACACCCAAGTAGAAGCCTTAATGAGATGGAAACACAGTGAGTTAGGTCATATCTCTCCCGCTGAATTTATTCCCTTGGCCGAATATGCCGGCATGATCGAGCTGCTCAGCCAGTGGGCGTTAGAGCAAGTGCTCTCTCAACAGGCCAAGTGGCAGGCCATGGATGTTCGTCTTCAGGTTGCGGTGAATCTTTCGACCCAAGATATGATCAGTGCCACCCTGTGTGACGATATTCAGACTAAGTTGGGCCGTTATGGTGTGTCAGCCGATTCA
Coding sequences:
- a CDS encoding HDOD domain-containing protein — encoded protein: MSTEHELLVRLLKKLKADSLVLPTLPEVAMRVQEVVSRPDSSPKQVAEIIGQDAAISARMIKVANSALYSRGVKAENINSAVTRIGLTQIKAIATSVAMEQLFISTNEMVWEVMDEVWCSSIEVTSAACAMLQIYIKSHKGCGLSFDTLTLAGLVHNIGALPVLTEAESQPELFTSIDQLRALVRKMQGPIGRAVLKSWDFAPEVMEVVERWSDLSYLPDNVSYMDFVRAAAFYTGELRSGVNLGERLDVFVQRGLPVSPDELASDEFLDKYHSIKLSYE
- a CDS encoding putative bifunctional diguanylate cyclase/phosphodiesterase, translating into MESGWPYWVLWLICIAGILIWYRHKKRETAFLQHLLSLLQQQRDKLGIKPLVDSQGHVISSDKTPKKYARLYHELQRLIFELPGPSDKDKLTGLPNRLGVKSRLSGLSTIKQGSLVLIDIYRFRFVNDLFGFSVGDELLRQVSKRLIAPASQAVYVARMNEDEFLLYFEAQQSESILLTLQEQLQTPYEIEGSTISVQIQMGVVDLNLHHTHVSALLRRLDLALIKAKSRKPFFACYVKGDDLSQQRELSIIHDLPKALQQGQLYMVYQPKLDVASGTYTQVEALMRWKHSELGHISPAEFIPLAEYAGMIELLSQWALEQVLSQQAKWQAMDVRLQVAVNLSTQDMISATLCDDIQTKLGRYGVSADSLSIEITESHLMDDMGLAIATIEKLKEIGVSVAIDDFGTGHSSLAYLKNFPVDEVKIDKAFLDDLLTDKRAAHIMRSSIDLAKGLGFSITVEGVETQAVNLALIEMGADKIQGDLFAKPMTAKEIEAEQIRPA